In Cryptosporangium minutisporangium, the genomic stretch GCGAGAACGAGTGCCCGAGCGTGCACGGCGGGGTCGGGTAACGCCTCCCGGGGCGTTGCCTGGGGCCCGAACGACACTTCTGGCTGCCGATCGGGGGGCCGATCGGTCGCGAACGGAAGCTCCGGGGAGACGGACGTCCGGACCTGCAGCAGCGGTGGCCGGAGAAGCGACACGGCGCGGGGTTCGAGGGCCGGTGCGCGGCAGACCAGCGGAGTGCTCATGTGCGTTCCCTTTGTTTGCTTTCGTTTGCATTAGGAAACGCCCAATTGCTTGCTCTCCGCAAGAGCATCATCGCTGACTGTGGATATTCCGGTCGTCGGGCGTTGGGATCGGCGACAGTGGAGCCGTGGACGAACGCTGGGAGTTCCTGTTCGCCGACGCGGACGCTCAGTTCGATGCGCTACGCCGGGAGGAGATGACGGCGGAGGCCGCTGACCGCAGTCGTCGGGAGTTCGCGTTGGTCGGCCTCGTCGACCGGCTACGGGGTGCGGTGGGAACGACGCTCGAGATCTGGCTGGACACCGGGCCGATCGGCGGCACCGTCCGGCGAGTGGGTCCTGATTGGATTCTGCTCGGTGGATCCGGTCGGCGAGAGACGCTGATCCCGCTGACCGCCGTGAACGCGGTGAGCGGACTGCCGGACCGCACGGCGGCGCCCGGTTCGGAGGGCATGGTTGAGGCGCGGCTCGACCTGCGTTACGCGCTACGCCGGATGGCGCGCGATCGGGTGCCGGTCAGAGTCGTACTCCGCGGGGGTCGCTCGGCGTCCGGGACGTTCGATCGGGTTGGGCGTGACTTCGCGGAGTTCGCTGAGCTTCTACCGGGGGACGCTCGTCGGGCCGGCGCGGTTCGAGCCGTTCGGAGCATCCCGCTCGGCGCCCTCCTCGTCGTCCGCGCCCCGTGACCCACTCAACCGAGTTCGTCCTCCGCGTTGTCGGTGTAGGTGAAGGGATGGCTGCGCACGAAGTCGCGGGTCTCCTTGTACATCCGCTCGATGTATCGCTCCAGCTCCGCGCGCTCGACCCGCCACTGCCCCCGTCCGCCGATCTTGATGGCCGGAAGGTCCCCTGATCTGACCAGCGCGTACGTCTGGGAGGAGGAGATGTTCAGGATCTCTGCGACATCGGCCAATTGGAGAAACCGCTCGGTCGTCATGTCACCTCCTACAGCCCCAGTCTTCAGTTTGGCATTCATGTCTCTCCCGGCGTCTGGCCCGTCCACAACGACTCATACATGTGGATAGTTGGCACGTGCTTCGCTTCTGATACGGGACTATGTGAGCACCTCTAGTGGCCTCGATTGGGCCGGATAAACACCGACGACCCCTGTTTCCCTCATCGGTTTGAGCGTCTGCGTCGCCCGTTCCTGCCATCGTCGTCCTCCGACGCCGTAGTGCGTCCTGGCCGAAGGGAATCGGATGTCCGCTCCGGTCTCGCCGCCGGCCCGACGGCGGCGGATGCCCTCCTGGTTCGACCTGCGATTCGTGCTCGGCGTGGTCCTGGTACTCGGCTCGGTAGTGGTCGGAGCTCGGCTCTTCGCGGTGGCTGACAAGACCGTGCTGGTCTGGGCCGTCGCGCGCGACCTCGGTTCCGGCACCGTGCTCGTGCGGGCCGATCTGGTGGCGGTGCGAGCGCGGTTGCCGGAGAGCGCCGGGCGTTATCTGGCTGCGAGCGGACCCGAGCCGGTCGGGCGGCCGCTGAGCCGGCCCGTCGGAGCCGGTGAGCTGTTACCGCGAGCCGCGCTGGCCGGTCGGGTCTGCGGCAGCGAGGTGAGCATCCCGGTGAGCGCGCAGCACGTTCCGGCAACCGTGCGACGCGGTGCCCGGGTGGACGTGTTCGCGACGCCGCGGACGGGGGAGACGTCGCGGGTGCTGTCAGCGGTGACCGTGCAGGGCGTGACCAGGGGCTCCGCTGTCGGAGGCGAGCCGACGCTGGTGGTGCGGGTGGCGGACGACCTCACGCCCGCGGTGGTAAGCGCGGTACGCACCGCCGAGATCGACGTCGTGGTCGCGGTCGGGCGGGATGCGGGGGACGGGTGCGGTGCCCCGGCGGCCGGGGCTCCGCCCGGCAGCGGTTCACCGTCGCCGGAGGCGGCCCCGCCCGGGGAGGCATCACCCGGGGAGTCACCGCCCGGCACAGGGCCGTCGGAAGGCACCGGGCCGCCGGGTAGCCCGCCGCTGGGCAGCGCAGGGCCGTCGGGCGGTGCGGTTCCGCCTGGTGACGGGACCCCGGGGGACGGAGACCAGGGCGACGGAGACCAGGGCGACGGTGTCGAGCCGCCGGGCGGTGGAGCGGTTCCGCCGTGCCGCGCGGCGGAACCGCCGGGTGGCGGGGCGGAACCGCCGGGTGGCGGGGCGGTTCCGTCCGGTGGTGGCGCGCAGCTGCCGGGTGGCGGAAGCGCCCGGGACGTGGCAGGGGAGACGGACCGCTCGGGAGCGGATCGATGACCCTGCCGGTAATGACCGTGGTCACCGACGGCGATGACTGGGAGGCCGCGCTGGTCGCCGCGTGGGCGAGCGGTAGTGCCGGGGTCACGGTCGTCCGTCGCTGCACCGGAGCCGCCGACCTGCTGGCGGTGGCGGCCACCGGGGTCGCCGGGGCTGCGGTGGTTCCCGCGGACCTCGTCCACCTCGACCGTCCGCTGCTGACCCGGCTGGCGTCGAGCGGCGTGGCGGTCGTCGGGTTGGCTGATCCGGACGACGTGGCAGCGCGTGATCGGCTGCGGGCGCTGGGCATCGGACAGGTCCTGACCACCGACACCGCGCCGACCGTGGTCGCGTCGGCGCTGCGGACCGCCGCCGCAGCCCTGGCGCACCACCGCACTCCCCAGCGCGGCGCCGGCTCGCGCCCCGACTCGCGGCCCCGGCCGGAACGGTCATCGGGCCCGATCGCGGCACCTGGCTCGGCGCCGGGTTCGGACCCGGCCGCTGCGGACCCGGCCCATCTGGGCCAGACTCGCCCGGCCTCAGCCCGCCCGGCCTCAGCCCGCCCGGACTCAGCCCGCCCGGATTCGCAGCAGCCGGACTCGCAGCGTCCGGACCGGCCGTGGCCGGCGCGGGCTAGCGATCCCGGCGTCGCCCGCCCCCGCCTGGCCGGACGCACGGCGCTCACAGGCCGCTTGGCCCGGGGCCCTACGCCGACCGCGCCCGCCGCGCCCGCCGCGCCCGCCGCACAGACGGGGCCGAATGCGCCAGGTGTGCCGACTGCGCCCGCGGGACCAGCCCCGCCGTCGGCGTCGGAAGACCCGCCCGACGCCCCGCCGGGCCCCGCACGGACATCAGCGCAAGGCCCCGCGCCTACGCCTGCGCCAGGCTCCGCACGGACGCCTGACTCAGGCCCCGCGCGCGCGCCTGATTCAGGCCCCGCCCATCCACCTCTCCCGGGTCCCGCGTCGAGCCTCGCGCCGACATCCGGCCCCGCCCTCCCGGCTCGCCGGGCCGACCACGAACCCACTCCGCCCGGACGAGTGATCGCGGTCTGGGGCCCGACCGGTGCGCCCGGTCGAACCACGGTCGCGATCGGTGTCGCCGACGAAGCCGCGCGGCTCGGCGTCCCCACTTTGCTGGTGGACGCGGATACCTACGGCGGGGTGGTCGCGCAGTGCCTCGGCCTGCTCGACGAGGCGTCCGGGCTGGCGTCAGCCGCCCGGCTGGCCGACGCGGGCCGCCTGGACCCGCGCACCCTCGCGACGCTCGCGCGGTCCGTCACGCCGCACCTGCGGGTCCTCACCGGCATCAGCCGCGCCGAACGCTGGCCGGAGATCGGCCCGGACGCGATGACCGACCTCCTGCTGCATGCCCGCACGCTGTGCGCGCTCACGGTCGTGGACTGTGGATTCAGCCTGGAACAGGACGAAGAGCTCGTCTACGACACCGCCGCCCCTCGCCGTAACGGCGCCACGCTGGCGGCGCTGGAAGCCGCGGATACCGTGCTCGCGGTCGGCTCCGCGGACCCGGTGGGCCTGCAGCGGCTGATCCGCGGGCTCGCGTCGCTGCGCGAGGCCGTGCCGACCGCCGAGCCGGAGGTGGTCGTCAACCGGCTCCGGCGCGGTCCGATTGTGGGCGACCCGGCCCGCGAAGTCGCGGCGGCGCTGCAGCGATTCGCCGGTTTCGACGACATTCGCACACTGCCCTACGACCGTGCCGCCGCCGATCGGGCCTTGGCCGAAGGCCGCACACTGGCGGAAGTCGCCGAGAAGTCGCGTTTGCGCAAGGCCTTCATTCAAATGGCAATTGCCTTTTGTTCCGGATCGGTGCAGGACAGGTGCTGATCGCCGGATTGTGGGTACTGGGGAGTAACCCATGTCACGATGACAGTGTCGGCGGTGTCACAACGACGTGACGCCGCGACGTCGGAGGAGGTGAGAGCAGTGCCTGATCGCCTCCAGCCGATGGACGCCTCCTTCCTCTCCGCCGAGACACCGACGACGCCCATGCACGTCGGCGGCGTCGCGGTGCTCGAACCCTCCGAAGACGGCCTGGACGTCGCCGTGTTGCGGCGGCGGGTCGAGCAGCGGATCCCCCTGGTACCCCGTTTCCGGCAGCGCGTGCGGTCGTTGCCGGCGGGTCTGGGGCCGCCGGTCTGGGTGGACGACGCCCGGTTCGACCTGGCGTATCACGTGCGGCGCACTGGATTACCGACTCCGGGCACCGACGCGCAATTCCGTACGCTGGTCGGTCGGCTGATCTCCGGCCAGCTCGACCGGTCGCGCCCGCTGTGGGAGCTGTACCTGGTCGAAGGGCTCAGCCGCGGCCGGGTCGCGGTCGTCACCAAGTCGCATCCGGCGCTGGTGGACGGCGCCAGCGGCGTGGACCTGCTACACGTCCTGCTCGACGACAGCCCGGCGACGGCGGACGCCGTGACTCCGGTGTGGCGTCCGGCACCGGAGCCCGGCCCGACCGAGCTGGTGCTCGACGCCGCCGTCGACCTCGTGCGGCACCCGACGCACGTCGTCGGCGCGGTGAAGGCCGGAGTACGCGGAGCCGGTCGGCTGCTCGGGACCGGGACCGGCCTACTGATGTCCGCCCGCCCCGCACCGACGAGTCCGCTCAACGCCGACCCTGGCAGGCAGCGCCGGTTCGCGTGCGCGCGGACCGATCTCGACCGCTACCGGCGGCTGAGGTCGTCCGGCACCGTGAACGACGTGGTGCTGGCGACCGTCGCCGGCGCGCTGCGGCAGTGGATGCTCTACCGGGGCACGCCGCTCCGGTCGGACAGCGTTCTCCGAGCCCTGGTTCCGACCAGCGTCCGCGGCGGTCCGCCGGCGGCGTTCGGCGGCGACGTCGGGGCGAGTGTCGCTACCTCCCTGATCGACCTCCCGATCGGGGAGCCGAACCCCACCGTCCGACTGACCCAAATCGCGTACGCGATGCGGGCGCACGCCGAACCCGGTCGCCGGGTCGGCGCGGACGCGCTGGTCCGGCTCTCCGGTTTTGCACCGGCGACCTTGAACGCGATGGCGGCACGGGCAGCCTCCGGCCTGTCCCGTCGGCTGTTCAACCTGGTCGTGACAAACGCTCCCGGTCCGCAGCGTCCGCTGTACGTGGCCGGGGCCCGACTCCGCGAGATCTACCCGGTCGTCCCATTGGCCGCCGGGCAGTCGATCGCGATCGGGGTGACCTCGTACGACGGACAGGTCTATTTCGGCCTGAACGCCGACTGGGATGCAGTTCCGGACGTCGATGTGCTCGCCGGCCTGCTGGCGGAGTCCATCGACGAGCTGACGGAGGCGATGGTATGACGCGACGCGGCTTGGTGATCGGTGCCGGTGGGGTACTCGGGTTCGCCTGGGCTACCGGGGCACTGGCGGCGCTGGAGCGCGCCGAGGGTTTCGACTGCCGTTCGGTGGACGCGCTGGTCGGGACGTCCGCGGGTTCGATACTCGCGTCGCTGCTGGCGTGTGGGATGCCGGTGGAGTCGATCGTCCGCCATCAGCGAGGTCTGCCCGCGCCGGGTGACCCGGTCGTCGACTACGACGAGGACGTCGACGGAGCCGGGCCGAAGCCCCCGCTGCCGGCGTTCGCGCTGGGCTCACCGGGGTTGCTCTGGCAGGCGGCGCGCCGTCCGTCCTCGGTGCCGCCGATCGTGGCGCTCTCCGGCCTCGTGCCGCGCGGACGTGCTACGCACACCGGCGTGCGGCGGCTGATCGGCTCGGTGCTGCCGTGCGACGAGTGGCCGGACCGGCCGCGGCCCTGGATCGTCGCGATGGACTACCAATCCGGACAGCGGGTCGTGTTCGGCCGGGACGGCGCGCCGGACGCCGCGCTCGTCGACGCGGTCAGCGCGTCCTGCGCGGTGCCCGGTTGGTTCGCTCCGATCGACATCGGCGGCCGGCGCTACGTCGACGGTGGTACCTGCTCGACCGCGTCGGTCGACCTGCTCATCGGCGCGGAGCTCGACGAGGTCTACGTGCTGACCCCGATGGCCTCGTTCGCCTACGACGCGCCGTCCGCGTTCGCCGGTCGCCTGGAGCGGCGGTTCCGCCGGGTGATCACCCGGCAGCTGCTCCGCGAGGCGGAGCAGCTGCGTGCCTGCGGCACGCGGGTCACGCTGCTCGGCCCCGGCCCGGAAGACCTCGCCGTCCTCGGCTCCAATTTGATGGACGCCCGGCGACGGTCGGTCGTGCTGGAGACCTCGTTGCGGACGTCGTGGGCAGCGCTGCGCCCGGAAGTGGCGTCGCGTTCGCTGCGTGCGGTGCCCTTCGACATCGCCGGCTGAGAACCCGGGAGAGTAGGCGGAACGCTCAGGTCGGTCGCCCGGCGGTCGATGCGGCGAGTATGGCGTTCGCTCCGGAACGCCCGGTCGCCTTCGTGTCCCGGAGGTTCTTTCATGCTGCCCGACCGGACCGTGCGGCTCGCGTTGGCGCTCGTCGGCGTGCTGCTGGTGGTGGCCGGCTGTTCCGGCTCCGCGTCCGATTCGGTCGCCGCTCCGGACCGGGGCGTCATCGGCCTGGCGATGCCGACGAAGGAGTCGGAGCGCTGGGTCGGTGACGGCGAGAACATGGTGCGCCAGTTCGAGTTGCTGGGCTACCGCACCGACCTGCAGTACGCCGACGACGACGTCCAGAAGCAGATCGACCAGATCGACGCCATGGTCGAGCGCGGCAGCAAGGCGCTGGTGATCGGTGCGATCAACGGCAGTGCGCTGAAGGACGTGCTGGCGAAGGCGGCATCGGCAGACATCCCGGTCATCTCGTACGACCGGTTGATCCGGGACACCCCGAACATCGACTACTACGCGACGTTCGACAACTACCGCGTCGGCGTCCTCCAGGGCACGTACCTCGTCAACGCGCTCGGTCTGAAGAGCGGACGCGGGCCGTTCAACTTGGAGCTGTTCGCCGGCTCGGCGGACGACAACAACGCGACGTTCTTCTTCAACGGGGCGATGAGCGTGCTCCGGCCGTACATCAGCAGCGGCCGTCTCGTCGTGCGGAGCGGGCAGACAGCGTTCGCCCAGGTGGCGACCCAGCGGTGGGATGCGGCGGTGGCGAAGCAGCGGATGACCCGGATCCTCGCGTCCTCGTACGGCGCCACGCGCGTCAACGCGGTGCTCTCGCCCTATGACGGCATCAGCCGGGGCATTCTCGAGGCGCTGAAGGCCGCCGGGTACAGCGGCTCGAACCTTCCGGTGATCACCGGTCAGGACGCCGAGCTGGACTCGGTGAAGCTCCTCGCCAGCGGACAGCAGGACCAGACCGTCTACAAGGACACCCGCGAGCTGGCGAAGGTGGCCGTCCAGATGACGAACTCGCTGCTCACCGGCGGCACGCCCGAGGTCAACGACACCAGGCAGTACAACAACGGCGTCAAGACCGTCCCGACGTTCCTGCTCCAGCCGGTGAACGTCGACAAGTCGAACTACCAGCGGATCCTCGTCGAGGGCGGTTACTACACCGCCGACCAACTGGCTGCCTGAAGGAGCACCTCATGAGCGCAGCCGCTCCGGTGAGCGCGCCGGCGCGTCGGTCGCTGTTCGGCCGGTTCTTCGACCTCCCGGTTCGGGTGAAGCTGGGCGCTTTGGTGGGAGCGAGCCTGCTCGCCCTCGCCACCTGTCTCGTGGTGACCGCCGTCAGCGACCGGACCGCCGAAGACACCGCGACACGGCTGCAGCGCATCAACGAGGCCAGCGCCCTGGTGCTGCAGCTCGACCGTCAGGCGACCGAGCTGAAGAGCAGCGCGCTGCAGGCGGTGGTCCGCAGCGATCCCGGCACGCAGCAGACGATCCTCGCCGATCAACTCAGCGTGGCCGAGGAGCTGCTCACCCGTCTGGACGCCGTGGACCTTCCGTCGTCCCTGTCGAGCGCGGTGACGCGGATCAAGACGGCCTACGCCGACTACACGACCGTCGTCACCCAGTTCGTCAACGGCGCCGCGGTCGACGTCGCCGGAGCCCGGAGCGCCTGGGGCCAGATCGGCATCGACAACTACCTGACCAGCGCCGTCCTGCAGAACGAACGGGAGCTGTTCGCCCGCACGATCAGCGCCGAGGAGAGCGACGCCGCGGCGAGCCGGGACCGTGCGCAGTACGTCCTGTGGGCGACGGCCGCGGTCACCGCGCTACTCCTGCTTCTGCTGGCTCGATTCGTGGTGCTGTCGATCACCAAGCCGCTGCAGAGCGTGCGCCGGGCACTCCGGGCGATGGCGAACGGGGATCTGACGGTCCGGGCCCAGGTGTCGTCCCGCGACGAGGTCGGCCAGATGGCCCTGGCGCTGGACGAGGCGCAGAGCGGCGTCCGCAACGTCGTCGCGGCGGTCTCCGACTCGGCGCTGCAAGTCGCGGCGGCGGCCGAGCAGATGTCGTCGACGTCCAGCACGATCGAAGCGTCGGCGCAGGACGCGTCCGGTCAGGCGCAGGGAGCGGCCGAGGCAGCCGCCCAGGTGTCGGAGAACGTCCAGACCGTGGCGCGGGGCACCGAGGAGATGGGCCTGTCGATCGGCGAGATCGCCCACAACGCGACCGAGGCGGCCCGGGTGGCGAGTGCCGCCGTTGGCGTGGCGCGGACGACCACGGCGCAGATCGGGCAGCTCGGCCAGTCCTCGACCGAGATCGCCACGGTGGTCAAGGTGATCACGAGCATCGCTGAACAGACCAACCTGCTCGCGCTCAACGCCACGATCGAGGCGGGGCGGGCCGGAGAAGCCGGCAAGGGGTTCGCCGTCGTCGCCGGAGAGGTCAAGGACCTGGCTCAGGAGACCGCACGGGCCACCGAGGACATCGCCCGCCGGGTGGACGCGATCCAGGCCGACACCGAGGCGGCGATCGCGGCGATCGGCGAGATCAGCGCGGTGATCACGCAGATCAACGACTTCCAATCGACGATCGCCGGCGCGGTGGAGGAGCAGACGGCGACCACCACCGAGATGAACCGCAGTGTCTCGGCGGCGGCCGAGGGCGCGGGCGGTATCGCTGCGAACATCGCCGGGCTGGCGACCGCGACACAGATCACCACCGAGGGCATCTCGCAATCGCAGACCGCGGTGACCGAGTTGACCAGGATGGCGCAGCAGTTGCAGGCGCTCACCACGCACTTCCGCATCTGAGCGGGGCCGGCGCGGCAGGTTTCCCGAATCTCCGCCGCGCGGGCGGCGGGGTGGGGTGGGTTTCCCGGAAATCCGCCGCGCTGGCGGCGCCGGGAGGTGGTCTTCCCCGAAAATCGACCCGGGCGGCGCCGTGGTGGGGTGGTCTTCGCGGGATAGTGCGGCGGACGGGCGGGTCGGGGTGAGCACACTGGGCGCTGCGACGTGGGTGGTGGACACTTTGTGCGGTCCCGGCACCGCGCCGGACCGGAGGGAGTGGGATGCGGATCTACCTACCGGCGACGTCGGCGATGCTTCACCAGGTCGAGGCCGACAAGGAAGTGGGGCCGGCGCCGCTCACGGCGTTCGCGGTGACGCCCGCGCTGCGGGAGTGGTACCTCGACGACGACGAAGAGGTGCTGGAGTACGCGGCGTTCTCGCAGGCGGCCCGGGCCGCGCTGCGCCTCTTGGACGCCGACCCGCTGGCCCCGCGGCGTCGGGTCGTGCTCTCGGCGGACGTCCCGGATCGCGAGGTGACGCTGCACCCCGACCTCGATCGGGCAGTGGTACGCAGCACCGTGCCGATTCCGCTCGATCGGCTGGCGTCGATCCACGTCGACGGCGCCGAGGCGGAGTCGGACGTGGCCGCGGCGGTGAAGGTGATCATGGCGGCCGACCTCGGCGACGAGGACGCTCAGTTCACGGTCGACGGCACCGACGACCACGAGCTGGAGTGGTTCGCGGTGCAGGAACTGCCGAACCTGCTGGAGTCCTTCCCGCGCTGACGACGAAGCCCGGCGGACGACGAAGCCCCGCGGACGACGGATCGGCGGGACGGCCGGAGCCCAGCGGACGACCGGCCCGCGCGGACGACCGGCCCGCGCGGACGACCGGCCCGCGCGGACGACCGGCCCGCGCGGACGACCGGCCCGCGCGGACGCCCGGCCCCGCACGGACAGCGGCCCGCGCAGACGACCGGCCCGCGCTGGCGGCGGGTCGGAACCCCGCCGTCGGTGACGGCGGGGCTCAGCCCTGCTGCGGGGAGTCCCGCCGCTGGGGCTGCGTCGGGATGAGCGCGGTCAGGTTGGTGCGGATCACGCCGTTGGCGGCGGGCACGGGAGCTGGCCGCGCGTCGACGTCCGCGCGGGTGCCGTCCGGTGCGGCTCCGGTCGGCGAGGGGTCCGTCGCCGGGCCCGGCTGAGTCGGGATGGGCACCGTCGGTCGATCGGCCGGGTCGATGGTGGGCAGCGGCACGGTTGCGGTCTCGGCGCCGGCCTCGTTCCCCCCGGTGGTCCGGGAAGAGGGAGACACCGGCGACGGAGACACGGGAGCCGGGGTGTGGCTCGCGGCCGGGCGGGGCGTCGGGACGGTGGTCGCGTCGTCCGTGGCTGCGTTGCTTGCGGCCGGCGCGG encodes the following:
- a CDS encoding patatin-like phospholipase family protein; its protein translation is MTRRGLVIGAGGVLGFAWATGALAALERAEGFDCRSVDALVGTSAGSILASLLACGMPVESIVRHQRGLPAPGDPVVDYDEDVDGAGPKPPLPAFALGSPGLLWQAARRPSSVPPIVALSGLVPRGRATHTGVRRLIGSVLPCDEWPDRPRPWIVAMDYQSGQRVVFGRDGAPDAALVDAVSASCAVPGWFAPIDIGGRRYVDGGTCSTASVDLLIGAELDEVYVLTPMASFAYDAPSAFAGRLERRFRRVITRQLLREAEQLRACGTRVTLLGPGPEDLAVLGSNLMDARRRSVVLETSLRTSWAALRPEVASRSLRAVPFDIAG
- the chvE gene encoding multiple monosaccharide ABC transporter substrate-binding protein, producing MLPDRTVRLALALVGVLLVVAGCSGSASDSVAAPDRGVIGLAMPTKESERWVGDGENMVRQFELLGYRTDLQYADDDVQKQIDQIDAMVERGSKALVIGAINGSALKDVLAKAASADIPVISYDRLIRDTPNIDYYATFDNYRVGVLQGTYLVNALGLKSGRGPFNLELFAGSADDNNATFFFNGAMSVLRPYISSGRLVVRSGQTAFAQVATQRWDAAVAKQRMTRILASSYGATRVNAVLSPYDGISRGILEALKAAGYSGSNLPVITGQDAELDSVKLLASGQQDQTVYKDTRELAKVAVQMTNSLLTGGTPEVNDTRQYNNGVKTVPTFLLQPVNVDKSNYQRILVEGGYYTADQLAA
- a CDS encoding DUF6912 family protein translates to MRIYLPATSAMLHQVEADKEVGPAPLTAFAVTPALREWYLDDDEEVLEYAAFSQAARAALRLLDADPLAPRRRVVLSADVPDREVTLHPDLDRAVVRSTVPIPLDRLASIHVDGAEAESDVAAAVKVIMAADLGDEDAQFTVDGTDDHELEWFAVQELPNLLESFPR
- a CDS encoding wax ester/triacylglycerol synthase family O-acyltransferase — its product is MPDRLQPMDASFLSAETPTTPMHVGGVAVLEPSEDGLDVAVLRRRVEQRIPLVPRFRQRVRSLPAGLGPPVWVDDARFDLAYHVRRTGLPTPGTDAQFRTLVGRLISGQLDRSRPLWELYLVEGLSRGRVAVVTKSHPALVDGASGVDLLHVLLDDSPATADAVTPVWRPAPEPGPTELVLDAAVDLVRHPTHVVGAVKAGVRGAGRLLGTGTGLLMSARPAPTSPLNADPGRQRRFACARTDLDRYRRLRSSGTVNDVVLATVAGALRQWMLYRGTPLRSDSVLRALVPTSVRGGPPAAFGGDVGASVATSLIDLPIGEPNPTVRLTQIAYAMRAHAEPGRRVGADALVRLSGFAPATLNAMAARAASGLSRRLFNLVVTNAPGPQRPLYVAGARLREIYPVVPLAAGQSIAIGVTSYDGQVYFGLNADWDAVPDVDVLAGLLAESIDELTEAMV
- a CDS encoding methyl-accepting chemotaxis protein; the protein is MSAAAPVSAPARRSLFGRFFDLPVRVKLGALVGASLLALATCLVVTAVSDRTAEDTATRLQRINEASALVLQLDRQATELKSSALQAVVRSDPGTQQTILADQLSVAEELLTRLDAVDLPSSLSSAVTRIKTAYADYTTVVTQFVNGAAVDVAGARSAWGQIGIDNYLTSAVLQNERELFARTISAEESDAAASRDRAQYVLWATAAVTALLLLLLARFVVLSITKPLQSVRRALRAMANGDLTVRAQVSSRDEVGQMALALDEAQSGVRNVVAAVSDSALQVAAAAEQMSSTSSTIEASAQDASGQAQGAAEAAAQVSENVQTVARGTEEMGLSIGEIAHNATEAARVASAAVGVARTTTAQIGQLGQSSTEIATVVKVITSIAEQTNLLALNATIEAGRAGEAGKGFAVVAGEVKDLAQETARATEDIARRVDAIQADTEAAIAAIGEISAVITQINDFQSTIAGAVEEQTATTTEMNRSVSAAAEGAGGIAANIAGLATATQITTEGISQSQTAVTELTRMAQQLQALTTHFRI
- a CDS encoding flagellar biosynthesis protein FlgA produces the protein MSAPVSPPARRRRMPSWFDLRFVLGVVLVLGSVVVGARLFAVADKTVLVWAVARDLGSGTVLVRADLVAVRARLPESAGRYLAASGPEPVGRPLSRPVGAGELLPRAALAGRVCGSEVSIPVSAQHVPATVRRGARVDVFATPRTGETSRVLSAVTVQGVTRGSAVGGEPTLVVRVADDLTPAVVSAVRTAEIDVVVAVGRDAGDGCGAPAAGAPPGSGSPSPEAAPPGEASPGESPPGTGPSEGTGPPGSPPLGSAGPSGGAVPPGDGTPGDGDQGDGDQGDGVEPPGGGAVPPCRAAEPPGGGAEPPGGGAVPSGGGAQLPGGGSARDVAGETDRSGADR
- a CDS encoding helix-turn-helix domain-containing protein — its product is MTTERFLQLADVAEILNISSSQTYALVRSGDLPAIKIGGRGQWRVERAELERYIERMYKETRDFVRSHPFTYTDNAEDELG